In one Calonectris borealis chromosome 23, bCalBor7.hap1.2, whole genome shotgun sequence genomic region, the following are encoded:
- the ERRFI1 gene encoding ERBB receptor feedback inhibitor 1, producing MSTAGVAAQEMRVPLKTGFLHTGQGMGSLKTCWGSHSGFENTFFNVDPIAVAYNLNPSTEQHLPSIGHSSNHASVNDHSFAESCIQVPSQKSSPPPVSPKNEQPISRYEDHLVPGFSKLSLTMGCVSEETPPHMPIKNGPIQFLSASSNDRSSRPLPPLPISENLTPDEVDKEVEFLTSSDTDFLLEDYELPPFKSSAPSRRSFRGCGQINYAYFDTPTGPKPEDANPTQNLNGYISSIYPPPQQLHRRLRRSHSGPAGSLNKPVVRLSGHLNRSSPNSDEDKPEIPPRVPIPPRALKPDYRRWSAEVASSAYSDEDRPPKVPPREPLSRSNSRTPSPKSLPSYLNGVMPPTQSFAPDPKYVSSKALQRQNSEGSSNRVPCILPIIENGKKASSTHYYLLPERPPYLDKYEKFFREAEESSSNTEVQSWSGDCTTTSAPTKPDSKPRMDIAGHLKRKHLSYVVSP from the exons ATGTCAACTGCAGGAGTTGCTGCTCAGGAGATGAGAGTCCCATTAAAAACTGGATTTCTTCACACTGGTCAAGGCATGGGGAGTCTGAAAACCTGCTGGGGTAGCCACAGTGGATTTGAAAA tactttctTTAATGTGGACCCTATAGCAGTGGCATACAATTTGAATCCATCAACAGAGCAACATTTACCATCCATTG GGCACTCTTCCAACCATGCTTCTGTGAATGACCACAGCTTTGCTGAAAGTTGCATTCAAGTCCCATCTCAGAAATCCAGTCCACCTCCTGTAAGTCCCAAAAATGAACAGCCGATTTCAAGATATGAAGACCATCTCGTTCCTGGCTTTAGTAAACTGTCATTAACCATGGGCTGTGTTTCTGAAGAAACACCTCCTCACATGCCAATAAAAAATGGGCCAATTCAATTTCTGTCTGCATCTTCCAATGACCGTAGCTCCAGGCCGCTACCCCCCCTGCCTATTTCTGAAAACCTTACTCCAGATGAGGTTGACAAAGAGGTGGAATTCCTGACTAGCTCAGATACTGACTTTCTGTTAGAAGATTATGAACTTCCTCCTTTTAAATCCAGTGCTCCAAGCCGGCGGAGCTTTAGGGGCTGTGGACAAATCAACTATGCATACTTTGATACTCCAACAGGACCAAAACCAGAAGATGCCAACCCTACACAAAACCTAAATGGATACATATCCAGTATTTATCCTCCTCCACAGCAGCTGCATCGACGTTTGCGAAGGTCCCATTCCGGGCCAGCTGGATCTCTTAATAAACCAGTAGTAAGACTATCTGGACACTTAAACAGATCTTCTCCAAACTCTGATGAAGATAAACCAGAGATTCCACCAAGGGTTCCCATACCTCCAAGGGCTCTCAAGCCAGATTACAGAAGGTGGTCAGCAGAAGTTGCTTCTAGTGCGTACAGTGATGAAGACAGGCCTCCAAAAGTGCCCCCAAGAGAACCTTTGTCACGCAGCAATTCCCGTACGCCGAGTCCCAAAAGCCTGCCATCATACCTCAATGGGGTTATGCCCCCCACCCAGAGTTTTGCACCTGATCCTAAGTATGTCAGCAGCAAAGCTCTACAAAGACAAAATAGTGAAGGATCTTCCAACAGGGTCCCTTGCATTCTTCCGATTATTGAAAATGGTAAGAAGGCCAGTTCAACACACTACTACCTGCTGCCTGAAAGGCCTCCATATTTGGACAAGTATGAGAAATTcttcagagaagcagaagaaagtagCTCTAACACAGAGGTTCAGTCCTGGTCTGGTGACTGCACAACCACCTCAGCCCCAACAAAACCGGACTCAAAACCTAGAATGGACATAGCTGGTCATCTGAAACGAAAACACCTGTCTTACGTGGTTTCCCCGTAG